One genomic window of Methanosalsum zhilinae DSM 4017 includes the following:
- a CDS encoding succinate dehydrogenase/fumarate reductase iron-sulfur subunit, with amino-acid sequence MVDLKIKRQDESGEWYDTFEIKETSGMTVLESLFYVQEHIDGSLCFRYACRGAVCGSCAMLINKVPRLACRTQVDLAKKENTREGSGDIFVAGQKSESEEKNEEILIEPLPNLEVIRDLIVDMDTFYNLVDSIKPWISSPEKHPEGGNLMDSDLREKIEKYTNCILCACCHGACPVAARDETYLSPATLAKAWRIHLDPREDNPSRQERLDFVDSESGVWGCDLVYKCVAVCPKKVPPTPGIKALREEIEKNKGKLK; translated from the coding sequence ATGGTTGACCTGAAAATTAAGCGTCAGGATGAAAGTGGGGAATGGTACGATACTTTTGAGATTAAGGAAACATCGGGAATGACGGTACTTGAGTCCCTCTTTTATGTGCAGGAACACATAGATGGCAGTCTTTGTTTCAGGTATGCCTGCCGGGGTGCTGTATGTGGCAGCTGTGCCATGCTTATCAACAAGGTTCCCCGGCTTGCCTGCAGGACGCAGGTGGATCTTGCTAAAAAAGAAAATACCAGAGAAGGTTCAGGAGACATTTTTGTAGCAGGCCAGAAATCAGAATCCGAAGAAAAAAATGAAGAAATCCTAATTGAGCCTTTACCCAATCTGGAGGTAATTCGTGATCTTATTGTGGATATGGACACCTTCTACAATCTGGTTGATTCTATCAAGCCGTGGATAAGTTCACCTGAAAAGCATCCTGAAGGTGGTAACCTGATGGATTCTGATTTGCGGGAAAAGATTGAGAAGTATACCAACTGTATCCTGTGTGCCTGCTGTCACGGTGCGTGCCCGGTTGCTGCCAGGGATGAAACATACCTCAGCCCGGCAACTCTTGCAAAGGCCTGGCGTATTCATCTAGATCCACGTGAGGATAATCCCAGCCGACAGGAAAGACTGGATTTTGTTGATTCAGAGTCCGGTGTTTGGGGCTGTGACCTTGTCTATAAATGTGTGGCAGTCTGTCCGAAAAAAGTTCCTCCTACACCGGGCATTAAAGCACTCAGAGAGGAAATCGAAAAGAACAAAGGAAAATTAAAGTGA
- a CDS encoding tetratricopeptide repeat protein translates to MRSKIFVYTFLILLIVFLGGCIGSDNSEPLNEGDQDNEFWYYFEQGNMYLQNGQYQDAINKYNEAISIDSTEHPEVWAYRGSAYYALGMYSEAALNYEKGLELGYEDLETRKYHAYSVYGTALFGTGSYEDAINLFENVLIEDPDDPSIWSYLGYSLHEIGNYEDAIRSLEKAIDLNSNKHDDFNSNTYENYYYIGSSYYHLNDEESALNYFNKAIEINPQAEDAVDFRDYLLNK, encoded by the coding sequence ATGAGATCTAAAATATTTGTGTATACATTTCTTATTTTATTAATTGTTTTTTTGGGTGGATGTATCGGATCCGATAATTCTGAACCATTGAATGAAGGAGATCAGGATAATGAATTCTGGTATTATTTTGAACAGGGAAACATGTATCTGCAAAATGGCCAATATCAGGATGCTATAAATAAGTATAATGAAGCGATTTCTATTGATTCAACAGAGCATCCAGAGGTTTGGGCTTATAGAGGATCGGCTTACTATGCTTTGGGTATGTACTCAGAAGCTGCATTGAATTATGAAAAAGGACTTGAACTTGGCTATGAAGATCTTGAAACCAGAAAATATCACGCATATTCTGTATATGGGACTGCTTTATTCGGTACAGGAAGTTATGAAGATGCTATCAATTTATTTGAAAATGTATTAATAGAAGATCCAGATGATCCATCTATCTGGAGCTATCTTGGCTACTCGTTACATGAAATTGGAAATTATGAAGACGCTATCAGGTCTCTGGAAAAAGCGATTGATTTAAACTCAAATAAACATGATGATTTTAATTCAAATACATATGAAAATTATTACTATATTGGTTCCTCATATTATCATTTAAACGATGAGGAAAGTGCATTGAATTACTTCAATAAAGCGATTGAGATCAATCCCCAGGCTGAGGATGCAGTGGACTTCCGTGATTATCTACTGAATAAATAA
- a CDS encoding DUF4870 domain-containing protein, with protein sequence MSETSTGLSENIAGVLTYLLGFITGIIFLLIEKENESVRFNAAQSTVLFGGLFILNIILSMIPVIGGLISTLIGLVSLVLWIYLMYMAYTGNLIRLPVISEFADKLNV encoded by the coding sequence ATGAGTGAAACAAGTACTGGACTTAGTGAAAATATAGCTGGCGTTCTGACATATCTTTTAGGGTTTATAACCGGCATAATTTTTCTTTTGATAGAGAAGGAAAATGAATCTGTAAGATTCAATGCAGCACAATCCACCGTTTTATTTGGCGGCCTTTTCATATTGAATATAATACTTTCAATGATTCCAGTTATAGGTGGATTAATATCTACTTTAATAGGACTCGTTAGCTTAGTATTGTGGATTTATCTCATGTATATGGCTTACACCGGCAACTTGATCCGATTGCCTGTAATATCAGAATTTGCAGATAAACTTAATGTATGA
- a CDS encoding flavodoxin family protein: MKITIFNGSPRGRKSNSNVIAESLLEGAELAGAQTEQVFLIEKDIKQCLGCFSCWEKTPGSCILNDDMKELINLYLESDYVGMATPVYNMYMTGLLKNFTDRFLPLVTPHLQRKEDGSFYHEGRVKHFPRQFFIANSGFPGEHNFDVLKKFFENQNLVLEIYRDCGEALQATVENPSLIEKINQYREHLKKAGSEIVQNGQVCGETKDQIHSKLIRDEEYMEEANRQWNEMLEETDC, translated from the coding sequence ATGAAAATAACTATTTTTAATGGAAGTCCCAGGGGAAGAAAAAGTAATAGTAACGTTATAGCAGAATCTCTGCTGGAAGGAGCAGAACTTGCAGGGGCTCAGACTGAACAGGTATTCCTGATCGAGAAAGACATAAAACAATGCCTTGGTTGTTTTAGTTGCTGGGAAAAAACTCCAGGGTCCTGTATCCTGAATGATGATATGAAAGAATTGATCAATCTTTATCTGGAATCGGATTATGTCGGAATGGCAACACCCGTCTATAATATGTATATGACAGGTTTGCTAAAGAATTTTACAGATAGATTTTTACCGCTGGTAACGCCACACCTTCAAAGAAAAGAAGATGGCAGTTTCTATCATGAAGGCAGAGTTAAGCATTTCCCCCGCCAGTTTTTTATTGCAAATTCCGGATTTCCAGGCGAGCATAATTTTGATGTGCTCAAAAAATTCTTTGAAAATCAAAATCTTGTGCTTGAAATTTATCGTGATTGCGGGGAAGCACTACAGGCTACAGTCGAAAATCCTTCACTTATCGAAAAGATCAATCAATACCGAGAGCACTTAAAAAAAGCTGGTTCAGAGATAGTACAAAATGGTCAGGTGTGTGGTGAGACTAAAGATCAAATTCACTCAAAACTGATCCGCGATGAGGAGTATATGGAAGAAGCTAACCGACAGTGGAATGAAATGCTTGAAGAAACTGACTGTTAG